The following proteins are co-located in the Bacillota bacterium genome:
- a CDS encoding protein arginine kinase: protein MKSFGQNLSRWMDGEAPHSTVVISSRMRLARNFGEFTFPGQAEEGQLDEVQNQIRRWWNNGGLKGLGETKFVSIKELPASERQALVDKHLVSPALIKNPGAAIVNADESVSIMINEEDHLRIQALLPGLQLAEAWQAASDTDDLFDARFRYAWSPERGFLTSCPTNVGTGMRASVMLHLPGLALNGSLNQVLGAVGKLGFAVRGMYGEGSEAQGNIYQVSNQVTLGQSEEQITEALNRVALQIIRHELDSREQLVKNSENALADRVWRAYGVLAHARTIESREAMELISNLRLGIDLELISGIKPQIFNELLVFIRAGYLQKIFGRELAPRERDMYRAQLIRESLVKQ, encoded by the coding sequence ATTAAGTCATTTGGTCAGAATCTGAGTCGGTGGATGGACGGTGAGGCCCCCCACTCCACGGTGGTTATCAGCAGCCGCATGCGTTTGGCCCGCAATTTTGGAGAGTTCACATTTCCCGGCCAGGCTGAGGAAGGACAATTGGACGAAGTGCAAAACCAGATTCGCCGCTGGTGGAATAACGGTGGTCTCAAGGGCCTGGGCGAAACCAAATTTGTCTCGATCAAGGAACTGCCGGCATCCGAACGTCAGGCCTTGGTGGATAAACACCTGGTGAGCCCGGCATTAATCAAGAATCCGGGAGCTGCGATTGTCAACGCCGATGAATCAGTAAGCATCATGATTAACGAAGAAGACCATTTACGTATCCAAGCGTTGCTCCCAGGCTTGCAACTGGCTGAAGCCTGGCAGGCTGCCAGCGATACCGATGATTTGTTTGACGCCCGGTTTCGCTATGCATGGTCTCCGGAAAGGGGATTCTTGACCAGCTGCCCGACCAATGTCGGCACTGGGATGCGCGCTTCGGTGATGCTGCACTTACCCGGGCTCGCTCTCAACGGCTCATTGAATCAGGTTCTTGGAGCTGTCGGCAAGCTGGGCTTTGCGGTCCGTGGCATGTATGGCGAGGGGTCAGAGGCCCAGGGCAATATTTATCAGGTCTCCAATCAGGTTACCCTGGGGCAGAGCGAAGAACAAATTACCGAAGCCCTGAATCGGGTGGCCCTGCAAATTATACGCCATGAATTGGATTCCCGGGAACAGTTGGTAAAGAACAGTGAGAATGCCCTGGCCGACCGAGTTTGGCGAGCCTATGGGGTTTTGGCCCACGCTCGCACCATTGAATCCCGGGAGGCCATGGAGTTAATTTCCAATCTGCGGCTGGGAATTGACTTGGAATTAATCTCGGGAATCAAACCGCAAATTTTTAATGAACTCTTGGTGTTCATACGCGCCGGCTATCTGCAGAAGATTTTTGGCCGTGAGCTTGCGCCCAGGGAAAGGGATATGTACCGAGCCCAACTAATCAGAGAAAGTTTGGTTAAACAATAG
- a CDS encoding ATP-dependent Clp protease ATP-binding subunit — MFDNYTQRAKQVLVRSQQLAVKMGHSVVGTEHLLLSLSADEQGIAAQVLGQMGLNAQRLQEQIRQAMGESSAHQVQQAVPFSPRSKRVLELAAEEARGLGHNYVGTEHLLLGLLREGEGVAARLLVSNNLDLDGVRQAVLAALGAQTPAGGGKPSAKGEQATKTPTLDSFGRDLTKEAESDKLDPVIGREQEIERVIQVLSRRTKNNPCLIGEPGVGKTAIAEGLAQRIHEGSVPELLKGKRLVTLELASMVAGTKYRGEFEERLKKLMAELKSAGNVILFIDELHTIIGAGSAEGALDAANIIKPALSRGELQTIGATTLDEYRKHIEKDAALERRFQPITVGEPSQEEAVEILRGLRDRYEAHHRVTIGDEAIEAAVKLSARYIPDRFLPDKAIDLIDEAASRQRLRTLTAPPDLKSLEQELDTVQNELDAAVHNQEFEKAADLRDRRKQLQEELEQRKEDWESKQSADKPEISSEDVAHIVSSWTGIPVQRLAQEESERLLNLESELHKRVIGQEEAVKAVSRAVRRARAGLKAAKRPIGSFIFLGPTGVGKTELARALAAVMFGDEDAMIRLDMSEYMEKHTTSRLIGSPPGYVGYDEGGQLTEKVRRRPYSVVLLDEIEKAHPEVFNTLLQVLEDGILTDGKGRRVDFRNTVVIMTSNVGAHTLNKVKTMGFRTDDVGADYESMRDQVMSELKSTFRPEFLNRIDDVIVFHALERAHIDDIVRLMLGELEVRLAEHGLSMEVTAAARELLAEKGFDPTYGARPLRRAIQHLVEDELAEEMLKGSFAAGDRVTVDAKEGELVFTK, encoded by the coding sequence ATGTTTGATAACTATACCCAGCGTGCTAAACAAGTTTTAGTCCGTTCTCAACAATTGGCTGTTAAGATGGGGCATTCTGTTGTCGGGACAGAGCATTTGCTGCTCAGTCTGTCGGCTGATGAACAGGGTATTGCGGCCCAGGTGCTAGGCCAAATGGGTCTCAATGCTCAGCGATTGCAGGAGCAGATACGCCAGGCTATGGGAGAAAGCAGCGCCCACCAGGTACAACAGGCAGTTCCATTTTCTCCCCGCTCCAAGCGGGTACTGGAATTGGCTGCCGAAGAAGCCCGCGGCCTTGGCCACAATTATGTCGGCACCGAACATTTACTTCTGGGGCTGCTTCGGGAAGGGGAAGGAGTTGCCGCCCGGCTGCTTGTCTCAAATAATCTCGATTTGGACGGAGTGCGTCAGGCGGTGCTGGCGGCTTTGGGCGCCCAAACCCCGGCTGGCGGCGGCAAGCCTTCTGCAAAAGGTGAGCAGGCAACCAAAACCCCGACATTGGATTCCTTTGGCCGCGACCTTACCAAGGAAGCGGAGTCCGATAAGCTGGACCCGGTTATTGGTCGCGAGCAGGAAATTGAACGGGTAATCCAGGTCCTCAGCCGCCGCACCAAGAACAACCCCTGCCTGATAGGCGAACCTGGTGTGGGCAAGACGGCGATTGCCGAGGGGCTTGCCCAACGGATTCACGAGGGCTCTGTTCCGGAACTGCTAAAGGGCAAGCGTTTGGTCACATTGGAGCTAGCATCGATGGTTGCCGGCACCAAATACCGGGGCGAGTTTGAGGAGCGTCTGAAAAAACTGATGGCTGAGTTGAAATCCGCTGGCAATGTAATTCTGTTTATCGATGAGCTGCATACGATAATTGGCGCCGGCAGCGCCGAGGGGGCCTTAGATGCTGCGAACATTATTAAGCCCGCCTTAAGTCGGGGCGAGCTGCAGACCATTGGCGCCACAACGCTGGACGAGTACAGAAAGCATATCGAGAAGGATGCCGCGCTGGAACGCAGATTCCAGCCAATTACTGTCGGCGAACCCAGCCAGGAAGAAGCAGTGGAAATATTGCGGGGCCTGCGGGATCGCTACGAAGCACATCACCGGGTGACAATTGGCGACGAGGCGATTGAGGCGGCTGTTAAGCTCTCTGCACGCTACATTCCTGACCGCTTTCTGCCGGACAAGGCAATAGACTTGATAGACGAGGCCGCATCGCGGCAGCGTTTGCGGACATTAACGGCGCCGCCAGATCTCAAGAGTTTGGAGCAGGAACTGGACACCGTGCAAAATGAATTGGATGCCGCTGTTCATAATCAGGAGTTTGAGAAGGCGGCGGATTTGCGGGACCGTCGCAAACAATTGCAAGAGGAGTTGGAGCAGCGTAAAGAAGACTGGGAAAGCAAACAGAGTGCCGACAAGCCGGAGATATCGTCCGAAGATGTGGCACACATTGTCAGCAGTTGGACCGGGATACCGGTGCAGCGACTTGCCCAGGAAGAATCAGAACGTTTGCTGAATCTGGAATCCGAACTACACAAACGGGTTATCGGGCAGGAGGAAGCTGTCAAGGCGGTTTCCCGGGCTGTGCGTCGTGCCCGTGCCGGTCTCAAGGCGGCCAAACGCCCAATCGGCTCCTTTATTTTCCTGGGGCCAACCGGGGTAGGCAAGACAGAGTTGGCCCGCGCCCTGGCAGCAGTGATGTTTGGCGATGAAGATGCAATGATCCGTCTCGATATGTCCGAGTATATGGAAAAGCACACCACTTCTCGCCTGATTGGTTCGCCTCCGGGCTATGTTGGTTATGATGAGGGTGGCCAGCTCACAGAAAAAGTGCGTCGGCGTCCATATTCAGTGGTGCTGCTGGATGAAATCGAGAAGGCGCATCCTGAAGTGTTCAACACCTTGCTGCAGGTGCTGGAGGATGGAATTCTCACCGACGGTAAGGGGCGCCGGGTGGACTTCCGCAATACCGTGGTCATCATGACTTCCAATGTCGGCGCCCATACCCTCAACAAGGTGAAAACCATGGGCTTCCGTACCGATGATGTCGGCGCTGACTATGAGTCGATGCGCGATCAGGTTATGAGTGAGCTGAAGAGCACTTTCCGCCCTGAGTTCCTCAACCGAATCGACGATGTAATTGTCTTCCATGCTTTGGAGCGGGCGCATATAGATGACATCGTCCGTCTGATGTTGGGAGAGCTGGAAGTGCGGTTGGCAGAGCATGGGTTGAGTATGGAGGTTACTGCTGCCGCCAGGGAATTGCTGGCAGAGAAGGGGTTCGACCCCACCTACGGCGCGCGTCCGCTGCGCCGGGCTATTCAGCATTTGGTCGAAGATGAATTGGCGGAAGAGATGCTCAAAGGTAGTTTTGCCGCCGGTGATAGAGTAACGGTTGATGCCAAAGAGGGAGAATTAGTGTTTACTAAATAG
- a CDS encoding CtsR family transcriptional regulator, translated as MNMADLIEKHIKNLLNNSNDNQVVLRRNELAQIFGCAPSQINYVIQTRFSVEKGYVIESQRGGGGFVRVMRLDLSKVQDLPLKDLSNRAVSQRQALDIICWLRDHDLISAREARIMSRAVDRAVLELPLPERDLLRSRLLVSMLTAIIAEE; from the coding sequence ATGAATATGGCCGATTTAATAGAAAAGCATATTAAAAACCTGCTTAACAATAGCAATGATAACCAGGTTGTACTTAGGCGGAATGAGTTGGCGCAAATTTTTGGTTGCGCCCCTTCCCAGATAAACTATGTAATCCAAACCCGGTTTTCTGTTGAGAAAGGCTATGTCATTGAAAGTCAGCGAGGGGGCGGTGGCTTTGTCCGGGTGATGCGTTTGGACTTAAGCAAGGTTCAAGACCTGCCTCTAAAAGATCTGAGCAATCGCGCCGTCAGTCAGCGCCAGGCGCTGGACATTATTTGTTGGTTACGGGACCATGATTTAATCAGTGCCCGGGAAGCCAGAATCATGTCCAGGGCAGTGGACAGGGCGGTCCTGGAGCTGCCTCTGCCAGAGCGGGATCTTTTACGTTCCCGCCTGCTGGTTTCAATGCTCACAGCAATTATTGCCGAGGAGTGA